A genomic stretch from Chitinophaga lutea includes:
- a CDS encoding RagB/SusD family nutrient uptake outer membrane protein — protein MKRKYRYIATFTLLLAAAGCNEKEFLTQNDPNKVTDARFWKDESSVLSALAATYSPLRPSLYGYWGSFTGIQDINSLGDDVFTIPGGEPATWGVASFTNDENNSDLNDVFNNLYKGIHRANLLLSKIEEVKLDAAKKAQYIAETKFLRGLAYFILASNWGPVPIRTAPVETTDGYAVPCGTKEEVWKLVISDFTEAAAGLPPARDAKEKGRATSGAALAYLGKSYMFLEDYGKAETTLDLLSKPPYAYDLVSNFEDNFTDKNEYNAESVFEWTFAPLGDQYGAWSVESPNSPMYNYLPQFIGPPSAGGWFKYVPSNYMVREFVKEQRPAGSDTKFDKRMYASLMWKYSVLGEADATFYDNQTFERMWTSAISTIVRLHPGTQLDTVTYGRFLIRKGTNAWRNVKDADNYWGATPSTANFRVFRFAEVLLLRAEAAAQNGKNGKALDDINRIRRRAGLADKTGADLPGKTDLLKEIDHQKLLELFFEQNRVYDLRRWHKTAAELSQVLKAREKQGANVFQAKHYVFPIPASELKSNPKARQNSLWQ, from the coding sequence ATGAAAAGAAAATATCGATATATAGCGACCTTCACACTGCTGCTGGCCGCCGCCGGTTGCAACGAAAAAGAATTTCTTACCCAGAATGATCCCAACAAGGTAACCGACGCCAGGTTCTGGAAAGATGAAAGCAGCGTTCTGTCCGCGCTGGCTGCAACATACAGCCCGCTTCGCCCGTCACTGTACGGTTACTGGGGCTCGTTTACGGGCATACAGGATATCAATTCACTGGGCGACGACGTGTTTACCATCCCGGGAGGAGAGCCTGCCACCTGGGGCGTGGCCAGTTTCACCAATGACGAGAACAACAGCGACCTCAACGATGTTTTTAACAACCTGTACAAAGGCATTCACCGGGCCAACCTGCTGCTGTCGAAAATAGAGGAGGTGAAGCTGGATGCGGCGAAAAAAGCACAGTATATCGCGGAAACGAAGTTCCTGCGCGGGCTGGCATACTTCATCCTGGCTTCCAACTGGGGGCCCGTGCCGATCAGAACCGCGCCGGTGGAAACAACGGACGGGTATGCCGTGCCTTGCGGTACGAAGGAAGAAGTGTGGAAACTGGTGATCAGCGACTTCACGGAAGCCGCGGCTGGTTTGCCGCCGGCGCGGGATGCAAAGGAGAAAGGCAGGGCCACCAGCGGCGCTGCATTAGCTTACCTGGGGAAATCGTACATGTTCCTGGAAGACTACGGGAAAGCGGAAACCACACTCGACCTGTTGAGCAAACCGCCCTATGCGTATGATCTGGTGAGTAACTTTGAGGATAATTTCACGGATAAAAACGAGTACAATGCAGAGTCTGTGTTTGAATGGACCTTTGCGCCGCTGGGCGACCAATATGGCGCCTGGAGCGTGGAATCGCCCAATTCCCCGATGTACAACTACCTGCCCCAGTTTATCGGCCCCCCTTCTGCCGGCGGCTGGTTCAAATATGTGCCGTCCAATTACATGGTGCGCGAATTCGTAAAAGAACAACGCCCGGCAGGTTCCGATACTAAATTCGATAAACGGATGTACGCCTCCCTGATGTGGAAATACTCCGTTCTCGGTGAGGCAGATGCCACGTTTTACGATAATCAAACATTCGAGCGGATGTGGACGTCCGCCATCTCCACCATTGTACGGCTTCACCCGGGCACACAGCTGGATACCGTTACATACGGAAGGTTCCTGATCAGGAAAGGCACCAATGCATGGCGGAATGTAAAGGACGCCGATAATTACTGGGGCGCTACGCCTTCTACAGCCAACTTCCGGGTATTCCGTTTCGCCGAAGTTTTACTGCTGCGTGCAGAGGCGGCAGCGCAGAACGGAAAGAACGGCAAGGCGCTGGACGATATCAACCGCATCCGGAGAAGAGCCGGCCTCGCAGACAAAACCGGCGCGGACCTGCCAGGGAAAACGGACCTGCTCAAAGAAATCGACCACCAGAAATTGCTGGAGTTGTTTTTTGAACAGAATCGTGTGTACGACCTCAGGAGGTGGCACAAAACCGCGGCGGAGCTGTCGCAGGTGCTGAAAGCCCGCGAGAAGCAGGGTGCGAACGTATTTCAAGCGAAACACTATGTATTCCCTATTCCGGCCAGTGAGTTGAAGTCGAATCCCAAGGCCAGGCAGAACAGCCTGTGGCAGTAA